CAGCAGAGTTGGCCATGATGGCTTTCTCCAGTGGTTGCCCCGGGCTGGCCTGCTAACTTCCTGCACCGCTTTTACAGATCATTAAGACACGATCTAGCCGTGTAGTAACTCTGGAGTTATAGTGGTGCTGTTGACGGTCCCGTCATCAAGCCGGTCGAGGAAGCCCAGTAAAATCCTCGTCCGCACTAACAATCAAGGTTGCAGCCTTGATCGTTAGGTAGCAGTCGCAATGGTCAGTTCTTCGGAACTGGCCATTGTTTTTTGTGAGCTATTTACAGCTCAGAAATATTTATTGAATTTAAAGATCGTTGAGGCGTGGAGCCGGTTTGCTGGGAGGTTTGTGAACACAACATATAGTGTGTTTTCTCTCCGATGCACACGACTGTATCCAAAGCGTTGGACGTTTTCAACAGCGAAGTTGCAAAACTTACTAGGGCGCAGTACGAGGTAATAGCGTGCCTATTATTCGGTAATCGAAATATCAGTCTTGGTAATCATGAAATCGCTGAATTCCATGCATTTCGAGTGATTTGGCGTTATCTAGGGTGAAGAGCACTAGTTGACACTACCGTTTATCGGGTCGCAACGCCCCCGCACGCGCCTGGCTAGATGGCGATGCACTCCGGGCGGGCGAGCACATGCGCCTTGAGCCCCATGGCCAAGCCATCCGCGCAGAGCTGATCGAGATCGAACACGGTAGGGTGACGCACAGTTTCCGCATGGGCACGGGGCTCGCTATGGGCTGCTTGATGATGCGTTGCCTAAGCGAAGTGACCTACCTGGTGCTGTACCAGCGGGAGGGGCTATGGGTGCCGCGGGAGGTAGACCAAAAGCCTACGAACGGTCTGGGTCGCTACACGAGGGTGAAGCGCCAGTAACTCGGAAGCGAGCTCCCACCATCTGCGTCGGCGAAAAAAAACGCAGACCGAAGTCTGCGTTTTTTCTTCACTACGCCAATTTTACGCCAGATACCGATTAAGTCATTGATATCTAACGGTGTCTTGGTGCCGGCGGCAGGAATCGAACTCGCGACCCCCTGATTACAAGTCAGGTGCTCTACCAACTGAGCTACACCGGCGAAGCGCCGCATTCTACGTCAGCGCCGCGCGGCAGACAACCGCCATCGGCATGGCTCACGCAGCAATCAGGCGGATGGCCAGCGCCTTGCCTTCGGCCTTGATCGCGGAAAGGCGATCGATGTTCGGATGCTTGCCGGGATGGGTGAGCGCGTCGGCAGTGTGCTCGCGGTACAGCACCAAGCCGCGATCAGCCGCAATAGCGTCGATGGCACCGAATTCCTGGAACAGCGCATGGTAGAGCCTCAGGCTGCCGGCTTGGCCGGGTTTGTTCTCGATACGGGCCACGATGGTGTCGCCATCCAGCAGCTCGAGCGCGGCAAGGTGATCGACGGTGGGCAGGGTGGCCAGGGTTTCGGCAAAGTTCATCGCTGTTCTCATGACGGTGTGCAATTCGGTGTCAACCCGCGTGCCTGGCAAGGCGTTGATGACCTGCCCGGGCAATACCGATCACTCAATGGAGAAACCGATGAAACGCTGGACGATCACCCTGCTGGCAGCGAGCTGCGCTGTGGGCGCAGTCTGGGCGGCCGATGGTAGCTGGAAGCAGCCGTTGCCGAAAGAGATGAACCGCGCCGATTTCGTGCGCCATGCCGAGGAGCGCTTCGCCGCGCTCGATGCTGACAAGAACGGCATCGTCACCGAAGCCGAGCGTAAGAGCGCCTGGGAAACCAAGCGCACCGCGCATCAGCCGCTGCCGGACCAGACCGAGGCGCAGTACCTCGATGCCGCCAAGACACGCTTCCAAAAGCTGGATGCCGACAAGAACGGCGTACTGACCGGCGCAGAGCGCCACGCCGGCCGCCCGGCACATCATGGCCGGCACGTCGGCTTCAAGGGGCAATGGCCGCAAGGTGACGTCAACCGCGCCGATTTCGTCCGTCAGGCCGAAGCGCGCTTCGATGCACTCGATGCCGACCACAACGGCGTGGTGACTGCCGAGGAATTCAAGGCGGCACGCAAGGCCAAGCCGGCTGGCTAACCCCGAGCAGACGAGCCGCCGAGCTGCGCGCCGACGGCTTCGTCCTGCCATACCTCGGTCAAGCGGAAGAACTGCGCCACCTTGTAGGCGTCAAGCACGCCGGTGACCGTGTGTTCCTCGGCGCGGGTGTCGCGCTCGTGGCGGCGATTGAGGATGCGCCCCTGGGCATCGAACAAGGTCATTACCAGCGGGGCACTTTCCAGCTGACCCGGCCGCTTCACCACGCCGATTTCCCCGTTGAGCAACTGCACCACCGAGCCGGGCGGATAGATGCCCAGCGTCTGGGTGAGCAGGCGCCCCAGCTTGCTGTCGATATCGCCCGAGAGCGTCTGCTGCAGGGCGATGTCGGGCCGTTGTGCGTTCCGCCAGGCGCTCTGCGTCAGCAGTGCGCAGTAGCGGTCAGCAAGGCCGATCAGCCGCGCCTCGAATCGGATGGCGGTACCGGACAGCTTGTTGGGGTAGCCGCTGCCGTCGGGTGCCTCGTGGTGCTGCAGCACGCAATCGAGCCATAGCGCATCGGCGACACCAAGCATGCGCAGCATGTCGCGACCGCGTTGCGGATGCAGCTGGATCTCCTGGCGCTGCTCCGGGGTCGGTGGGGTATCCTGCGCCGCCAGCCTGTCCTGCAGCGTGAGCATGCCCAGGTTCATCGTCAGCGCAGCCGCCACCACGGAGCGCCGGTCGGTGGACGAATAGCCCAGCCGTCGTAGCGCCAATTCGACCACCACGGCCACATCGGCGGCATGGCGCACGCCGTAGGGCTCTTCCTGGCTGAGCAGGATCATGGCAATCGCCAGATCCGGATGGCGATCACACGCGGCCTGGATGGCCTCGACCACCTGGCCGATGCGAGCGACGAAGCCCAGCGTGCTGGCCGATTCATCGAGCGCCGCCACCAATGCAGCCGCCAGCGCGGTGCGCGATTGGCGCACCAGGCGGCCTGCAGTCAACTGCGCCGGTTCGGCGAGATTCTCGATCGGGCTGGCATCCATCGGGTGGAACTTGGCTGGCGTGGAGATGACGCCGTTATGCACCAGATGTCAGCATCTGGTCAATTGCGGCGAACCCGTCGGTTGAACTGCCGACTCAGTCGGCTTCGTCGATCCAGGTCATCTGGATTGCTTCGAGGATCTTCTCGCCACAGTGCTTGGGATCGTCGTCAAAACCGGGCAAGGCCATGACCCAGTTGCGCAGGTCGACGAAATTGACCTTGAGCGGGTCGATGTCCGGATGGGTGTCGGCGAGTGCAATCGCGATCTCGCGGCTGTCGGTCCACTTCATGGTTTACTCCTTGACGCTGGCGACACGGCCAGCAGTCAAAGCGACGAGTTGCTGGGGCTGGATGCGGAACACGCTGTGCGGCGTGCCAGCAGCAGCCCACACTTCGGTGTGCTGCAGCAGGTCTTCGTCGATCAGCGTGATCGGGGGCTCGGCATGCGCCAGCGGCGCCACGCCACCAATGACAAAACCGGTACGGCTGCGGACGAACTCGGCATCGGCACGGCCGACCTTCTCGCCCAGCAACAGCGCCACACTCTTCTCGCACACGCGATTGGCGCCGCTTGTCACCACCAGCACATGGCGCTCACTCTGCTTGGCCTTGAGGATCACCGATTTAGCGATCTGCGCCACCGTGCAGCCGATGGCGTCGGCTGCCTCCTGCGAGGTGCGGGTCGACTCGGCGAAGCTGCGGATCTCCGCGAAGACGCCAGCCGCCGCCAGCGCAGCAGTCACGCGGACCTGGCTCTCGCTCATCTAGTGATGCTCGCGGGCGTGGTTGATCGTGTATTTGGGCAGCTCGACGGTAAGGTCGGTTTCCGCCACCACGGCCTGGCACGACAGCCGCGACACCGAGGTCAGGCCCCAGGCCTTGTCGAGCAGGTCTTCCTCGGTCTCCTCGGCCTCGTTCAGGCTGGAGAAACCCTCGCGCACGATGACGTGGCAAGTGGTGCAGGCACAGGATTTCTCGCAGGCATGCTCGATCTCGATGTCGTGTTCGAGCAGCGCATCGCAGATGGTGGTACCCGGCTCCACATCCAGTACCGCGCCCTCGGGGCACAGGTCGGCATGGGGCAGGACGATGATCTGGGTCATTACAGTTCCTCGATCTTGTGGCCGGTCAGGCCCTGCTGGACCGCACGGTCCATGCGGCGGGCGGCAAATTCCTGGGTGGCGTGGTTGAGCGCATCGGTCAGCTCGCGCAGCACATCTGCATCGTGGCCGGCCATGGCCGCGGTCAGGCGCTCGATCTGGTCATCAACGGCGCTGCGCTCTGCTGGGCTCAGCAGATCGCCATCGCTGGCAAGCGCCGCCTGCGTAGCCGCGATCAATGCCTCGGCTTCGACCCGCGCCTCGGCGAGCTTGCGCGCTTCCATATCGTCGCCCGCATGGCGTATCGAATCCTGCAGCATGCGGCCGATTTCTTCGTCGGACAGACCATAGCTCGGCTTGACGGTGATGCTGGCCTCGGTACCGGTGCTCTGCTCACGGGCCGACACCGATAACAAGCCATCGGCATCGACCTGGAAGGTGACGCGGATGCGCGCTGCGCCCGCCACCATCGGCGGGATGCCACGCAGCTCGAAGCGCGCCAGTGAGCGGCAATCGGTGACCAGCTCGCGCTCGCCCTGCAGCACATGCACCGCCATTGCAGTCTGGCCATCCTTGAAGGTGGTGAAATCCTGCGCACGCGCGGTGGGGATGGTGCTGTTGCGCGGAATGATCTTCTCGACCAGGCCGCCCATGGTTTCCAGCCCGAGCGACAGCGGGATCACATCGAGCAGCAGCCACTCATCGTCACCCTTGTTGCCGGCCAGCACATTGGCCTGCATGGCAGCGCCCAGCGCCACCACCTTGTCCGGGTCGAGATTGGTCAGCGGCGGCTGACCAAACAGCTCGCCCACCGCGCGGCGCACATGCGGCATGCGGGTGGCGCCACCGACCAGCACCACGCCCTTCACGTCGCTCACGGTGAGCCGTGCATCGCGCAGCGCGCGGCGCACCGGGTTGATGGTCTTTTGCACCAAGTGGGCAGTGATGGCTTGGAAAGTCTCGGCCGACAGTTCCAGATCGATCACCATATCATTGGTCAGCTTGGCGGTGATGCGGGTGTGGTCGTGCTCGGTCAGTGCTTCCTTGGCTTCGCGGGCGCGGGTCAGCAACAGCCGGGTATCGCGCTCGGACAGTTGCGACAAGCCCGCCTGCTCGAGAATCCAGCAATACACGCGATGATCGAAATCGTCGCCGCCCAGCTGCGAATCGCCGGCCGTGGCGCGCACTTCGAACACGCCGCGGGTCAGCTCAAGAATGGAGACGTCGAAAGTGCCACCACCGAGGTCATAGATGACGTAAGTGCCTTCGGCCGCGTTGTCGAGGCCATAGGCGATCGCCGCAGCGGTGGGCTCGTTCAGCAGCCGCAAAACATTGAGGCCGGCAAGCTGCGCCGCGTCCTTGGTGGCCTGGCGCTGCGCGTCGTCGAAATAGGCCGGCACGGTAATGACTGCGCCCGCCAGCTCGCCACCCAGGCTTTCCTCGGCTCGCGTCTTCAGCGCACGCAGGATGTCGGCGGAGACCTGTACCGGGCTCTTCACGCCAGCGGCGGTGACGAGTTTGAGCATGCCCGGCTCATCGACAAAGCGGTACGGCGTGGCGGCGTCGGCCACATCGGCAAGGCCACGCCCCATGAAACGTTTGACCGAGACCACGGTATTGGCCGGGTCCTGGTTCTGCCTGGCCTGCGCCTCGTGGCCGACGACGATCTTGTCGGCGGTGTAGTGCACCACCGAAGGCAGCAGCGTGCGGCCGTGATGGTCCGGCAGGCATACGGCGCTGCCACTGCGCACGGTGGCAACCAGCGAATTGGTGGTCCCGAGATCAATGCCGACCGCCAGCCGGTGCTGGTGCGGCGCGGCGCTCATGCCGGGTTCGGAAATCTGCAGAAAGGCCATGGAGTTCGGGATCGGGCTTGTGCCCGGATTTCAGCTAGGGATCAAAACAGCGCGGCTTCGATGGCATCGCCGACTTCGGCGTCGAGCTTTTCCATGAAGCGCAGCTTGCGCACCGCCACTGCGGCCGCGTCGTTGTCACCGCGATCGAGCAGACCACCAAGCTCAGCTTCCAGCGCTGCCGTTTCGCCGCGCAGCTCGGCACCGAGCCGTTCCAGCGCCTCGACGTTCTGGCTGGCCTTGGCCTCGGCGATGGCCTCGCGCCATTCCATCTGGCTCATCAGGAAATCCATCGGCATCGCCGTGTTGGTTTCTTCCTGGGTGTCGACACCGACGAGCTGCAGCAGGTAGCGCGCCCGGGCCAGCGGCGACTTCAGCGTCTGGTAGGCCTCGTTGATGCGCGTGGCGATCTGCAGCGCAAGC
This region of Chitinolyticbacter meiyuanensis genomic DNA includes:
- a CDS encoding DUF2322 family protein → MNFAETLATLPTVDHLAALELLDGDTIVARIENKPGQAGSLRLYHALFQEFGAIDAIAADRGLVLYREHTADALTHPGKHPNIDRLSAIKAEGKALAIRLIAA
- a CDS encoding HD-GYP domain-containing protein: MHNGVISTPAKFHPMDASPIENLAEPAQLTAGRLVRQSRTALAAALVAALDESASTLGFVARIGQVVEAIQAACDRHPDLAIAMILLSQEEPYGVRHAADVAVVVELALRRLGYSSTDRRSVVAAALTMNLGMLTLQDRLAAQDTPPTPEQRQEIQLHPQRGRDMLRMLGVADALWLDCVLQHHEAPDGSGYPNKLSGTAIRFEARLIGLADRYCALLTQSAWRNAQRPDIALQQTLSGDIDSKLGRLLTQTLGIYPPGSVVQLLNGEIGVVKRPGQLESAPLVMTLFDAQGRILNRRHERDTRAEEHTVTGVLDAYKVAQFFRLTEVWQDEAVGAQLGGSSARG
- the iscX gene encoding Fe-S cluster assembly protein IscX; translation: MKWTDSREIAIALADTHPDIDPLKVNFVDLRNWVMALPGFDDDPKHCGEKILEAIQMTWIDEAD
- a CDS encoding YbaK/EbsC family protein, whose translation is MSESQVRVTAALAAAGVFAEIRSFAESTRTSQEAADAIGCTVAQIAKSVILKAKQSERHVLVVTSGANRVCEKSVALLLGEKVGRADAEFVRSRTGFVIGGVAPLAHAEPPITLIDEDLLQHTEVWAAAGTPHSVFRIQPQQLVALTAGRVASVKE
- the fdx gene encoding ISC system 2Fe-2S type ferredoxin, with the protein product MTQIIVLPHADLCPEGAVLDVEPGTTICDALLEHDIEIEHACEKSCACTTCHVIVREGFSSLNEAEETEEDLLDKAWGLTSVSRLSCQAVVAETDLTVELPKYTINHAREHH
- the hscA gene encoding Fe-S protein assembly chaperone HscA; amino-acid sequence: MAFLQISEPGMSAAPHQHRLAVGIDLGTTNSLVATVRSGSAVCLPDHHGRTLLPSVVHYTADKIVVGHEAQARQNQDPANTVVSVKRFMGRGLADVADAATPYRFVDEPGMLKLVTAAGVKSPVQVSADILRALKTRAEESLGGELAGAVITVPAYFDDAQRQATKDAAQLAGLNVLRLLNEPTAAAIAYGLDNAAEGTYVIYDLGGGTFDVSILELTRGVFEVRATAGDSQLGGDDFDHRVYCWILEQAGLSQLSERDTRLLLTRAREAKEALTEHDHTRITAKLTNDMVIDLELSAETFQAITAHLVQKTINPVRRALRDARLTVSDVKGVVLVGGATRMPHVRRAVGELFGQPPLTNLDPDKVVALGAAMQANVLAGNKGDDEWLLLDVIPLSLGLETMGGLVEKIIPRNSTIPTARAQDFTTFKDGQTAMAVHVLQGERELVTDCRSLARFELRGIPPMVAGAARIRVTFQVDADGLLSVSAREQSTGTEASITVKPSYGLSDEEIGRMLQDSIRHAGDDMEARKLAEARVEAEALIAATQAALASDGDLLSPAERSAVDDQIERLTAAMAGHDADVLRELTDALNHATQEFAARRMDRAVQQGLTGHKIEEL
- the hscB gene encoding Fe-S protein assembly co-chaperone HscB, with product MMRFDFSRSHFDLFAQPELFAIDRAALDARYRELQAQYHPDRYASASDAEKRLALQIATRINEAYQTLKSPLARARYLLQLVGVDTQEETNTAMPMDFLMSQMEWREAIAEAKASQNVEALERLGAELRGETAALEAELGGLLDRGDNDAAAVAVRKLRFMEKLDAEVGDAIEAALF